The Hymenobacter chitinivorans DSM 11115 genome segment CTAGCCGCAAATCAGCCCCGCATTGTACCTTGCCAGTTCAACCCCCGCCTTGCCGGCTTCCGATGAAATACTTCTATTCTGCTATTCTTGCCACTGGTTTGCTGGCCACTGCTGCCTCCACCGCCCATGCCCAAAACGCGGCCCTGGATGCCCGTATTGCCAAGCTCTCCGCCGCTGAGGAAGCCAAAGTCATAGCCTGGCGGCGCGACTTCCACCAGAACCCGGAGCTGGGCAACGAGGAGACGCGCACGGCCGGCATTGTGGCTGCCCACCTCAAGAGCCTGGGCCTGGAAGTGCAAACCGGCGTGGGCCGCACCGGCGTGGTGGGCATTCTGCGCGGGGGCAAGCCCGGTCCGGTAGTCGCCCTGCGCGCCGATATGGACGGGCTGCCCGTCACGGAAACCTCCGGCGTCCCGTTTGCCTCCACCGTTAAAGCCACCTACCTGGGCCAGCCCGTGGGCGTGATGCACGCCTGCGGCCACGACGCCCACATGGCCATGCTGATGGGCGCGGCCGAGGTGCTGAGCCAGGTGAAAAAAGACTTGCCCGGCACCATCAAGTTCATTTTCCAGCCCGCTGAGGAAGGCTCGTTGCCCGGCGTGGTAGGCGGGGCCAAACTCATGATACAGGAAGGCGTGCTGGAAAAACCCAAGGTGGATGCCGTATTCGGGCTGCACATCAACGCCCAGACCGAAGTCGGCAACCTCTCATTCCGGCCCGGGGGTGAAATGGCGGCTTCCGACCGGTTTACCATCAAGGTCATTGGCAAAGGCGCCCACGGGGCCCGGCCCTGGAGCAGCGTGGACCCCGTGGTAACGGCCGCCCAGATTATCGTGGGCCTGCAAACCATCGTGAGCCGGCAGGTGAACCTGACCGATGATGCGGCCGTCGTGACGGTGGGCACGGTCAAGGGCGGGGTGCGCTACAACGTTATTCCGGCCGACGTGGAGCTGAGCGGCACCATCCGGACCTTCAACAAAAAGGCCCAGGAGCAGGTGTGGGCCGCCATCCGGCGCACCGCCACCGGCATTGCCGAAAGCGCCGGGGCCACCGTGGAGGTTGACATTGTGCCCTACGTGCCCGTGACCTTCA includes the following:
- a CDS encoding amidohydrolase, producing MKYFYSAILATGLLATAASTAHAQNAALDARIAKLSAAEEAKVIAWRRDFHQNPELGNEETRTAGIVAAHLKSLGLEVQTGVGRTGVVGILRGGKPGPVVALRADMDGLPVTETSGVPFASTVKATYLGQPVGVMHACGHDAHMAMLMGAAEVLSQVKKDLPGTIKFIFQPAEEGSLPGVVGGAKLMIQEGVLEKPKVDAVFGLHINAQTEVGNLSFRPGGEMAASDRFTIKVIGKGAHGARPWSSVDPVVTAAQIIVGLQTIVSRQVNLTDDAAVVTVGTVKGGVRYNVIPADVELSGTIRTFNKKAQEQVWAAIRRTATGIAESAGATVEVDIVPYVPVTFNDLPLTAKMLPTLQRVAGGAAHVQEVKVNTWAEDFSLYQEKVPGVFVFLGGMRKGGDVATTADHHTAGFTLDESGFTLGVKTLATLAADYLSMKK